The Quercus robur chromosome 7, dhQueRobu3.1, whole genome shotgun sequence genome has a segment encoding these proteins:
- the LOC126691851 gene encoding ethylene-insensitive protein 2, with amino-acid sequence MEAENFNSYHLPDGINRLLPVVVPVLLVSVGYVDPGKWAATVEGGARFGSELVVLMLIFNFAAILCQYLSARIGLVTGRDLAQICSDEYDKFTCIILGVQTEVSVIALDLTMILGLAHGLNLLFGWDLFTCVFLTAVNAVLFPPFAILLENCKVKFLCICMSGFIFLFIVLGVLISQPEISPSMNGMLTISSGESAFALMSLLGASIMPHNFFLHSSIVQHLGSPNISKDALCHNHFFAIFGVFSGIYVVNYALMISAASVFNSSGLVMLTFQDAMTLMEQVFMSPFVYLFVLFFSNQITSLTWSLCGRVVLHDFLKLDIPGWLHCVTIRVIAIVPALYCVWSLGAEGMYQLLIFTQVMVALLLPSSVIPLFRVAASRSIMGVYKISQIVEFLAIVTFIGMLGLKLIFVVEMIFGNSDWVTNLKWNMGSSISFSYVVLLVTACASLCLMLWLLATPLKSASARLDAQAWDWGVPKAVPDTSTEREESDLTGSAYHGEAPIQKQEPSLAQSKGLESHSDGLVADPRINLPETITEPDHRHQLTTVEENHSNSTFTSSLTCGVEEMPVAVGSVPVSVVPNVLSDVKLLDTRSVKSESMDPVEKILGMEGDLQTEKDDDEADTWEHDESGKGVSGSTQSLTSEGPGSFRSLSGRGDEGGSGTGSLSRLAGLGRAARRQLAGVLDEFWGQLFDFHGQTTQEAKTKKLDVLLGVDSKPSSSSLKVDTTAQEFSGYFTSVGGRGSDHLSNSSLYNSPKQQNVQRSTESAYGVQRGSSSMWSNHVQLLDAYVQNSSRNVPDSSERRYSSVRNLPSVESLDYQPATVHGYQLASYRMAIDRNSDHLNSQMESTALRSPPLGVTSYSRDSMAFALGQKLQNGLSSSHNSSFQNPAISRESQLQCERSYYDPCSSGPADTVVSSANTKKYHSLPDMSGYSVPQRDLYMSDKSAQWDNPIQYGPSVSRTVYEQSLYPNSGSRTGAPLVFDELSPTKVYRDGFSSQLNSSSRSLWSRQPFEQFGVADKNLTVGSEGVRSRSSSITQEATSTVDSEAKLLQSFRHCIVKLLKLEGSDWLFKQNDGADEDLIDRVAAREKFLYEAETREMNRGVQIGEPQYSSDRKSGSAMRNSDAGLNNFLISSVPHCGEGCVWRLDLIVSFGVWCIHRILDLSLMESRPELWGKYTYVLNRLQGIIDPAFSKPRSPMTPCFCLHIPEAYQQRSSPPVSNGMLPPASKPGRGKCTTAVMVLDIIKDVEIAISCRKGRTGTAAGDVAFPKGKENLASVLKRYKRRLSNKSVGAHEGSGPRKVPTSSPYIL; translated from the exons ATTTGCAGTGATGAGTACGATAAGTTCACATGCATAATCTTAGGAGTCCAAACAGAGGTTTCTGTGATTGCGCTGGACCTTACCATG ATCTTGGGCCTTGCACATGGACTTAATCTTCTTTTTGGGTGGGACTTGTTCACTTGTGTCTTTTTGACTGCTGTCAATGCTGTTTTATTTCCACCTTTTGCAATCCTTTTG GAGAACTGCAAAGTAAAGTtcctatgcatatgcatgtcaggctttatttttctttttattgttcttgGAGTACTCATTAGTCAACCAGAAATCTCACCTTCAATGAATGGGATGCTAACAATTTCAAGTGGGGAGAGTGCATTTGCACTGATGAGTCTTCTTGGGGCAAGTATCATgcctcataatttttttcttcattcctCTATTGTACAG CATCTGGGATCACCAAACATTTCCAAGGATGCTTTGTGTCATAACCATTTTTTTGCCATCTTTGGCGTGTTCAGTGGTATTTATGTGGTGAATTATGCGCTGATGATCTCAGCAGCATCTGTCTTTAACAGTTCCGGCCTTGTTATGCTTACTTTTCAGGATGCAATGACACTAATGGAACag GTGTTTATGAGCCCCTTTGTCTATCTATTTGTTCtgtttttctcaaatcaaatcACGTCATTAACCTGGAGTCTATGTGGACGAGTAGTTTTGCATGATTTCTTGAAGTTGGATATTCCTGGTTGGCTTCATTGTGTTACAATCAGAGTTATTGCCATTGTTCCTGCCCTTTACTGTGTGTGGAGTTTAGGAGCTGAAGGGATGTATCAACTACTTATATTCACACAGGTGATGGTAGCTTTACTGCTTCCATCTTCTGTGATCCCCCTTTTCCGTGTTGCTGCATCAAGATCAATAATGGGTGTCTACAAAATTTCTCAGATTGTGGAGTTTTTAGCCATTGTCACATTTATTGGGATGCTAGGCTTGAAGCTTATATTTGTGGTAGAAATGATATTTGGGAATAGTGATTGGGTAACTAATTTGAAGTGGAATATGGGAAGCAGTATATCTTTCTCATATGTAGTTCTTCTTGTCACTGCTTGTGCATCACTTTGTTTGATGCTTTGGCTATTAGCCACCCCATTAAAATCTGCTAGTGCTAGATTAGATGCTCAGGCGTGGGATTGGGGCGTGCCAAAGGCTGTACCTGATACATCCACCGAGAGAGAAGAATCTGATTTAACTGGAAGTGCATATCACGGCGAGGCACCCATTCAGAAGCAGGAACCATCACTGGCACAGAGCAAGGGTTTGGAGAGTCATTCAGATGGACTAGTTGCAGATCCTCGTATCAACTTGCCTGAAACTATTACTGAGCCTGATCACAGGCATCAGTTGACTACTGTAGAGGAAAATCATTCCAATTCTACATTTACTAGCTCCCTCACATGTGGTGTGGAGGAAATGCCAGTGGCGGTAGGGTCAGTCCCTGTCTCAGTTGTTCCTAATGTGCTTTCTGATGTTAAATTGCTAGACACTAGAAGTGTGAAGTCAGAATCAATGGACCCTGTTGAGAAGATTCTGGGAATGGAGGGAGATCTACAAACtgaaaaagatgatgatgaggcAGATACTTGGGAACATGATGAATCAGGTAAAGGGGTTTCTGGGAGCACACAATCTTTGACATCTGAGGGTCCAGGATCATTTAGGAGTCTCAGTGGGAGAGGTGATGAAGGAGGAAGTGGTACTGGAAGTCTTTCAAGATTAGCAGGATTAGGACGTGCTGCAAGGCGTCAGCTAGCTGGAGTTCTTGATGAGTTTTGGGGACAACTGTTTGATTTCCATGGGCAAACTACTCAAGAAGCAAAGACTAAGAAACTGGATGTTTTGCTGGGAGTGGATTCTAAGCCTTCCTCTTCATCACTGAAAGTGGATACCACTGCACAGGAATTTTCTGGATACTTCACATCGGTGGGAGGCAGGGGATCTGATCATTTAAGCAACTCAAGTTTATACAACTCTCCCAAGCAGCAGAATGTGCAAAGGAGTACAGAGTCAGCATATGGGGTTCAAAGGGGATCTTCCTCAATGTGGTCCAACCATGTGCAGTTGTTGGATGCATATGTTCAGAATTCAAGCCGCAATGTCCCAGACTCCAGCGAGAGGCGCTATTCTAGTGTGCGCAATCTACCTTCCGTGGAAAGTTTGGATTATCAGCCCGCTACAGTACATGGTTATCAGCTTGCATCCTATCGAATGGCTATAGACAGAAACTCTGATCACTTGAATAGTCAAATGGAGTCAACAGCTTTGAGATCCCCACCATTGGGTGTTACAAGCTATAGTAGAGATTCGATGGCTTTTGCTTTAGGGCAAAAGTTGCAAAATGGGTTAAGCTCTAGTCATAACTCTAGTTTCCAGAATCCGGCAATATCCAGAGAGAGTCAGTTGCAATGCGAAAGATCGTATTATGATCCTTGCTCTTCTGGACCTGCTGATACTGTTGTAAGTTCAGCCAACACGAAGAAATACCATAGCTTGCCGGACATGTCAGGATACTCTGTCCCTCAACGGGACTTATACATGTCTGATAAGAGTGCACAATGGGACAATCCTATTCAATATGGACCCTCTGTTAGTAGAACAGTTTATGAACAGTCCTTATATCCAAATTCTGGATCAAGAACAGGAGCTCCTTTGGTATTTGATGAACTCTCTCCAACAAAAGTTTACAGAGATGGTTTCTCTTCACAGTTGAATTCTAGTTCCAGATCCCTCTGGTCTAGACAACCTTTTGAGCAGTTTGGTGTAGCTGACAAAAATCTTACTGTTGGGAGTGAAGGAGTTAGAAGTAGGTCAAGTTCAATTACTCAAGAAGCTACTTCTACTGTGGATTCAGAGGCCAAACTTCTTCAGTCTTTCAGACATTGTATTGTGAAGCTATTGAAATTGGAAGGATCTGATTGGTTATTTAAACAAAATGATGGGGCTGATGAGGATCTAATTGACCGAGTGGCCGCAAGAGAGAAATTTCTTTATGAAGCTGAAACTAGAGAGATGAATCGGGGGGTTCAAATAGGTGAGCCTCAGTATTCTTCTGATAGGAAGTCTGGTTCTGCCATGAGGAATAGTGATGCAGGTTTAAACAACTTTTTGATTTCCTCTGTTCCTCATTGTGGGGAGGGCTGTGTTTGGAGATTAGATTTGATAGTGAGCTTTGGGGTGTGGTGCATCCACCGGATTCTTGACCTGTCACTCATGGAAAGCCGGCCAGAGCTGTGGGGCAAATATACATACGTATTAAACCGTCTTCAg GGGATAATTGATCCAGCATTTTCAAAACCTCGTTCTCCAATGACCCCATGCTTCTGCCTTCATATCCCTGAGGCGTACCAGCAGAGGTCAAGTCCACCTGTTTCAAATGGAATGCTACCCCCTGCTTCAAAACCGGGCAGGGGGAAATGCACAACTGCAGTGATGGTCTTAGATATAATCAAGGATGTAGAGATTGCAATCTCTTGTAGAAAGGGCAGAACAGGCACTGCAGCTGGTGATGTGGCTTTCCCAAAGGGTAAAGAAAATCTTGCATCTGTCCTAAAACGCTACAAGCGTCGTTTATCTAACAAATCTGTTGGTGCTCATGAGGGGTCTGGGCCACGTAAGGTTCCTACATCTTCCCCATATATCTTGTAG